From the Deltaproteobacteria bacterium genome, the window AAGGCTGGGTGGCGGAGGATCCGTTCAAGATCAATTTGAATCCCAACGCCAACGGCAAAGATATTGCGGCCACCGCCTACACTAAAGACGAAGAGCCGGCCTACTGGAACCACGGCGATCTCGCTTTGGTTGTCGACACGCCGAAATTTGGCCGCAAGAATTTTACCGGCAAGAGCCACATGCCGACGCCGACCAAGGCGATGATCTTTACCAACGTCAACTTGATCAACAACGCCAAGTGGGCCTACGGCATGATCAAGAACGTCGACCCCAACGTCGAGATGATCGTCTCGGTCGATATTCAGATGACCGCGTCGATTGAATACTCGGACATCGCCCTGCCGGCAAACTCGTGGTTGGAATCCGAAGGCTTGGAAATCACCGCGAGCTGCTCCAACCCGTTCCTGCAAATCTGGAAAGGCGGCATCCCGCCGGTGTTCGATACCAAAGACGACGCCGACGTGCTCGCCGGCATCGCCAATGCGCTCGCCAAAGTCACCGGCGACAAGCGTTTCAGCGACTACTTCGCCTTCGCCGCACCCGATAAACGGAACGTCTACATCCAGCGTTTGCTCGACGGCTGCACGACAACCTCCGGATACAAACTAAATGACATCATGGCCGGTAAGTATGGTCCTCCGGGCGGCTGCCTGCTCAATTTCAGAACTTATCCGCGCATCCCGTTCTACGAACAGGTGCACGACAGCGAGCCCTTCTACACCGACACCGGCCGCATGCATGCCTACGCCGACGTTCCCGAAGCGATCGAGTACGGCGAGAACTTCGTCGTTCACCGCGAAGGTCCGGAAGCGACGCCCTATTTGCCCAACGTGATCGTCAGCTCGAATCCATTGATCAGGCCAGAAGACTACGGCATACCAGCCAACGCCGAGCACTGGGACCAGCGCACCATCCGCAACATCAAAATGCCCTGGAGTAAGGTCAAGGAAACGAAAAATTTCCTCTGGGAGAAGGGCTTTCAGTTTTTCTGCCTGACTCCCAAGACGCGCCATCGCGTCCACAGCGGCTGGTCCAACGTCGACTGGCATATGCTGATGGACTCCAACTTTGGCGATCCCTATCGCATCGACAAGCGCGCCCCCTGCGTCGGCGAGCATCAGTTGCATATGAATCCACAGGCGGCGCGCGATCTCGGCATCAATGACGGCGACTATGTCTATGTCGACGCCAACCCCGCCGACAGGCCCTATTTGGGCGCCAAACCGGACGACCCATTCTACCGCGTCTCGCGCTGCATGCTGCGCGTCACCTACAACCGCGCCTACCCGTACAACATCGTGATGATGAAGCATGCGCCTTTCATCGCCACGGAGAAGAGCGTCAAAGCCCACGAGACTAGGCCTGATGGCCGCGCGTTGTCGGAGAACACCGGCTATCAGGCCAACCTGCGCTACGGCTCGCAGCAGTCGGTGACGCGCAACTGGCATATGCCGATGCACCAGACCGATACCTTGTTCCACAAGGCCAAGGTGTCGATGAGCTTTATCTTCGGCGGCGAAGCCGACAACCACGCCGTCAACACCGTCCCGAAAGAGACGCTGGTGCGCGTGACCAAAGCCGAAGATGGCGGCCTGGGTGGCAAAGGCATCTGGAAGCCGGCGACCACCGGCCATTCGCCGGATAATGAGAATGAGATGATGAAGCGGTATTTGGCGGGCGATCTAACCAAGGTGAAGCCATGAAAACCCGTTCAACGGTTCAAATGCTCAAGGTTCAACGTTGAACTCCGGTTGCGAGACCTTGAACTGTTGAACCTTTGAACTTTGAACCCGAGCGACGAAGGAGCGAGTGATGCCCTTTAAAGATCCCGATCCCAGTGATCCCAACATGCTGGTCGGCGTGATGCTGCCGGCGGACGCCGAAGCAACCCGCGACATGGCCTACGTCTTCGCCGAAGAGTTCGCCCGCATGGGCTACACGCGCGAGCAATTGCTTTGGCTTTTCAAAAATCCTTTCTACGGCGGCGCCCACGGAGCCTATCGCTCGCTTGGTGAACAAGAAACACTTTCAATCATCGATGAATGTCTGAACGTATGGGGTAACATCAAAGTCTCTATTTTGGATTCCGCATTGCCCGCTGACCCGGAGCTCGACGATCCGAGTTCAGAATCCAAAATCGAAAATCCAAAATCTAAAATGGAAAAGGCGTGAAGGTAGGTATGCCCAAGGTTCACAACTGGCAGATCGGCCGCGAAATGAACTATCCCTACCCGCAGGCATTTCCGCGCCGGCAGTTTGCGTTTGTCTTCAACATCAACCGCTGCATCGCTTGCCAGAGCTGCACGATGGCCTGCAAGTCGACTTGGACCTTCAGCAAAGGCCAGGAACATATGTGGTGGGCCAATGTCGAGACCAAGCCCTACGGCGGCTACCCGCAGTTTTGGGATGCGAAAATTCTCAGCCTCATGGAACAAGCCAATCCCGGCAACCAACAATGGTCGGGTCGACCTTCCAACGATAAGAAAAAGCCCTACGGCCAATTCGACGGCAAGACCATTTACGAAGCGCAGAACATGTTGACGCCGGACAGCGCGCGCGTGTTGGGCTACTTGCCCACCGATGAGGAATGGAACCTGCCGAATATTTTCGAGGATAATCCGGTCGGCAAGCGCGGTGTTAAAAACGAGCTCGACAAAGAAGGCACGGCGCTGCCCGAGCACAAGACATGGTTTTTCTACCTGGCGCGCATCTGCAATCATTGCAGCTACCCGGCGTGCCTGGCCGCCTGCCCGCGCAAAGCGATCTACAAACGGCCGGAAGACGGCATCGTCTTGATCGACCAGAAAGAATGCCGCGGCTATCGCAAATGCGTCGAGGCTTGCCCGTACAAAAAAACCATGTACCGCGGCAACACACGGGTGTCGGAAAAATGCGTCGCCTGCTACCCGCGCGTCGAAGGCAAAGACCCCGAGAGCGGCGGCCAACCGATGGAGACCCGCTGTATGGCGGCCTGCATCGGCCAGATTCGCATGCAGGGCTTGGTAAAAATGAACAACGACGGCACCTGGGCCGAGGACCGCTACAATCCGCTCTACTACATGGTCCACGTCGCCAGAGTCGCCCTGCCCCTCTACCCGCAGTTCGGCACCGAGCCGAATGGCTACTACATCCCGCCGCGCTGGGTGCCGCGCGATTACTTGAAGCAAATGTTCGGCCCCGGCGTCGACGAGGCGATCGAGCGCTACTCGTATCCAGATCGCGAGCTACTCGCGGTCCTGCAACTGTTTCGCCGCTCGAACCGGATCATCTTCCGCTACGAGATCAAAGAAGGACCGAAGGTTTATGAGGCGACACTGCGCGGGCGCAAAGTGACCATGTACAACGACACCGTGATCGCCTATGGCCAGGACGGCAAAGAAATTTTTAGAACGCAAGTCGAAGAGCCGGTCCACGTGCGGCCCAATAAGCATGCGAACTCGATTTAAGCAGCAACAGGCGTGAGGCAACAAGCAACCGTGAAGCCAAAGAGAATCTGTATGAATGAAAACATAGAGAGAACCGAGATGGCAGGTGCCCCAGGCTCATCTCCATCTCAAACCGAGATCGATTGCGCCTATTGCCGTGCGGCGATCTACAGCGCACTGGCGCTCGGCTTTCAAGAGCCTACCGACGAAACTCTGTCCCGACTGATGACACTGGACAGCCGTGCCTCTTTGGCCCATGCCGCGTCGCTACTCTACGGCGACGGCGCTGCGGAAATTACCGCGGCCATCGAGGCGCTGCCTCGTTGGCAGAGAAGCAACGCCGAAGACCTGGCAGCACGGCATCGGCTCCTGTTTGGCCATACGGCGCGTGGGGTTATTTCACCGTACGAGACCGAATACGGCAACGAAGCGTTGTTTCAACAACCGCAGGAGTTGGGCGATCTGATGGGTTTCTATCGCGCCTTCGGCTTGACGCCCGGACAAGGCGTGCATGAACGGCCCGATCATGTCAGCTGCGAGTGCGAGTTCTTGATGTTTCTCGCTCTCAAAGAAGCCTATGGGCTGGAACAAGACGAGGGCGACATGTTGAGCGAAACCCGCAAGGCAGAAAGACTTTTCCTGCGCGATCATCTGGGCCGTTTTCTGCCGGCTTTCGCCGCCAGCCTCGATCGAGAAGATCCTGCTGGTTTCTTCGGCGCGCTGGCTCAGCTAGCGGGCCGCTTCATCGCCGCAGAGTGCGCGCGCCTGGACGTCACCCTGGGTCCGGGGAACTTGGGACTTCGCCCCGCGGAGGACAACAATGTGCCCATGGCCTGCGGTAACGCCGGTGATTGCGCCGCCTTGGCCGGCGCCTGCGCCTCGGAGCAAGCAGAGGTCGAATGAGCGCCGCGCTGCCCATCCACTACGAGCCCAAGCTTGTCGAAGAAGCGGTCTTCCAAGCCGGGTACACCTCTGCGCCTGCGCAACTCAACATCGCGCGCGATCGCCTCTATGAAATCGCCGATGGTGAACAACGCGAACGCGCTTTTCAAGCCCTTTACCGAACCTGGTTTGCCAAGCTGGGATTGAGCCTGACCATCGAAAAGGCGCTGCAAGAGCAACCGCTCATCGCCGAATCCGTCGGCGCTTGCTTCGTGGTTTACGCCGCCCATGCCAAGCAGGAAGGCGCGGAGCTTTACGTGAAGGACGAGCGGCGCACCTTACGCCTCGCGCTGCGTCCGGCAGCACTGCGCAATGCTGACGCGCTGCAATCGTTTTTGCGCAAGGAACTATTTCATATCGCCGACATGCTCGATCCAGCATTCGGCTACGAGCCCACCCTGCCGAAAAGTCCCGAC encodes:
- a CDS encoding nitrate oxidoreductase subunit beta codes for the protein MPKVHNWQIGREMNYPYPQAFPRRQFAFVFNINRCIACQSCTMACKSTWTFSKGQEHMWWANVETKPYGGYPQFWDAKILSLMEQANPGNQQWSGRPSNDKKKPYGQFDGKTIYEAQNMLTPDSARVLGYLPTDEEWNLPNIFEDNPVGKRGVKNELDKEGTALPEHKTWFFYLARICNHCSYPACLAACPRKAIYKRPEDGIVLIDQKECRGYRKCVEACPYKKTMYRGNTRVSEKCVACYPRVEGKDPESGGQPMETRCMAACIGQIRMQGLVKMNNDGTWAEDRYNPLYYMVHVARVALPLYPQFGTEPNGYYIPPRWVPRDYLKQMFGPGVDEAIERYSYPDRELLAVLQLFRRSNRIIFRYEIKEGPKVYEATLRGRKVTMYNDTVIAYGQDGKEIFRTQVEEPVHVRPNKHANSI